In the Daphnia pulicaria isolate SC F1-1A chromosome 2, SC_F0-13Bv2, whole genome shotgun sequence genome, one interval contains:
- the LOC124326179 gene encoding phosphatidylinositol N-acetylglucosaminyltransferase subunit Q-like, which produces MEQQQQHRLDDHGQIFVYFPIIPTRKSGLIYGVVKPNESYYNCLNVYVVSFEEDAVHQFEPIGTWNTEDNSSRNKSPCWINLITENHHPKIESAVVAGVHVPTSQALLVLYDESFLQSEILERNEDWKNSKCLCELGSLLRLSHNIGVKGEEVSHQQITESVFNHSKVVLQLRQRALQWRAWRSCRSELISTNLLLMMLIDLFLGFCFVRMFHSLGGANEVLEMFLESVKVIADNLQLLIEWLMGVPVGLKLNRPLSTVLGKFFLYHLYLWKTYIDIIKPIVSTIIFISSTVGLIGLSFQMALLSDLITMASLHCYCFYVYATRLYGITLHGLGSTLRMFGGRKWNPLRSRYDSGDFSWDQLCVGMFIFSSLLLLLPTLLVYYVVFLALRLCVLFLQGTLRRLIWIINSLPSYSLLLWILGSPSLAGDVLFEVIPGRDSTLKLVWTKLPLMESMRRSLNPSAPEYPGVNWAKRLNEMVSGDLIYPI; this is translated from the exons atggaacaacaacaacaacaccggcTGGATGATCATGGCCAGATTTTTGTCTATTTTCCGATTATTCCAACGAGGAAATCTGGGCTCATTTATGGTGTCGTGAAACCCAACGAGAGTTATTATAATTGCTTGAATGTGTACGTCGTTTCTTTCGAGGAAGATGCCGTTCACCAGTTTGAGCCGATCGGCACATGGAACACTGAAGATAATTCAAGTCGAAACAAATCTCCATGCTGGATTAATTTGATAACAGAAAATCACCACCCTAAAATAGAaagtgctgttgttgctggtgttCATGTTCCCACGTCACAAGCTTTGTTGGTTCTCTACGATGAAAGTTTCCTGCAGTCTGAAATTTTGGAACGGAATGAAGACTGGAAGAATTCAAAGTGCCTTTGTGAACTAGGTAGTCTCCTTAGATTGAGTCACAACATTGGTGTCAAAGGGGAAGAAGTTAGCCACCAACAGATCACAGAATCTGTCTTCAACCACTCCAAGGTTGTCCTCCAGCTACGACAGAGAGCACTTCAATGGAGAGCCTGGAGATCATGTCGGTCAGAGTTGATCTCCACCAACCTATTGTTGATGATGCTCATCGACCTGTTTCTTGGGTTTTGCTTTGTCAGAATGTTTCATTCCCTTGGTGGAGCCAATGAAGTTTTGGAAATGTTTCTTGAATCAGTCaaa GTTATTGCTGACAATCTTCAGCTGCTCATTGAATGGCTAATGGGTGTTCCTGTTGGACTGAAACTCAACAGACCTCTGTCCACTGTACTGGGCAAGTTCTTTCTCTACCATCTCTACTTGTGGAAAACATATATAG ATATCATCAAGCCTATTGTGTCTACCATCATATTTATTTCATCAACTGTTGGCCTAATTGGGCTTTCATTCCAGATGGCCCTTTTAAGTGACTTGATCACAATGGCCTCACTTCACTGTTACTGTTTCTATGTCTATGCAACCAG ATTATACGGTATTACTCTCCACGGACTTGGGTCGACCCTGCGAATGTTTGGCGGACGTAAATGGAACCCATTGCGCTCACGATACGACTCGGGTGATTTTTCGTGGGATCAGCTCTGTGTCGGCATGTTCATCTTCTCAAGTTTGCTTCTACTTCTGCCAACCCTTCTAGTCTATTACGTCGTTTTTCTTGCG TTGCGACTCTGTGTACTGTTTCTTCAAGGAACACTCAGACGACTTATTTGGATCATCAATAGTCTACCTAGTTATTCGTTGTTGCTCTGGATTCTCGGATCACCATCGTTGGCCG GCGACGTCCTATTCGAAGTAATTCCTGGCAGAGATTCCACACTGAAACTAGTCTGGACTAAGTTGCCGCTAATGGAAAGCATGCGGCGCTCGCTCAATCCATCTGCCCCGGAATACCCTGGTGTCAATTGGGCCAAGCGACTGAATGAAATGGTTTCAGGTGACTTGATTTATCCTATATAA